The proteins below are encoded in one region of Flavobacterium sp. IMCC34852:
- a CDS encoding efflux RND transporter periplasmic adaptor subunit, which yields MKNIFINNSSNTGTKFNLLLLASCFLLLTSCGEKKTEETHEEEKSESEVALTEAQFKTIGIETGSIEMKNLNTVIKANGYTAVPPQNMANISTLIGGVVKDIYVLEGTYVAKGKTLATIQNLEVTEMQEDYNSAIANIEYLQLEYNRQKTLSDENVNPRKTFQEVKSKLAVERARAQAAKNKLQALNVSLKGSTSLIPIVSPISGYVGKISITKGAFAETGVTLFEVVDNSQMHLDLNVFEKDLGKISVGQEVDFVLTNQSNKSIRGKIFGINKSFSNESKTVAVHAKINPGDAKDLISGMYVAANINITNQTVQALPKDAIVRNGDKYYIYVQEEHQEEEPKVKKKEHKHKEGEAHTEGEKEGHNEVHFKAIEVMPGTTDLGYTEVKLVEEIQANAKIVIKGAFYLLATSKGGGEHEH from the coding sequence ATGAAAAATATATTTATAAATAACAGTTCAAATACAGGAACTAAATTCAATCTCTTGCTTCTTGCTTCTTGTTTCTTGCTTCTAACATCTTGTGGCGAAAAGAAAACCGAAGAAACCCACGAAGAAGAAAAGTCAGAATCCGAAGTAGCCTTAACCGAAGCGCAATTTAAAACCATTGGTATAGAAACAGGTAGTATTGAAATGAAAAACCTCAATACGGTAATCAAAGCCAACGGATATACTGCAGTTCCGCCTCAGAATATGGCAAACATATCAACCTTAATTGGCGGTGTTGTCAAAGATATTTATGTGTTAGAAGGTACTTATGTGGCCAAAGGGAAAACATTGGCAACCATCCAAAATCTGGAAGTTACAGAAATGCAGGAAGATTATAATTCGGCAATTGCCAATATTGAATACCTACAATTAGAATACAACCGCCAAAAAACGTTGAGTGATGAAAATGTAAATCCGCGTAAAACATTCCAAGAAGTTAAGTCAAAGTTAGCAGTTGAAAGAGCAAGAGCACAAGCCGCAAAAAACAAGCTGCAGGCTTTGAATGTTAGTTTAAAAGGTAGCACTTCTTTAATTCCTATTGTTTCGCCTATAAGCGGTTATGTGGGTAAAATTAGCATTACCAAAGGAGCTTTTGCAGAAACAGGAGTGACACTTTTTGAAGTGGTCGATAACAGCCAAATGCACTTAGATTTGAATGTTTTTGAAAAAGATTTAGGTAAAATTTCTGTAGGTCAGGAAGTCGATTTTGTATTGACCAATCAATCCAATAAATCAATCAGAGGAAAAATATTTGGAATCAATAAATCATTTTCTAACGAAAGTAAAACGGTAGCAGTTCATGCTAAAATTAATCCAGGTGATGCCAAGGATTTAATATCCGGCATGTATGTAGCCGCCAATATCAATATCACCAATCAAACCGTTCAGGCATTGCCAAAAGATGCTATTGTTAGAAATGGCGACAAATATTATATTTACGTTCAGGAAGAACATCAGGAAGAAGAACCAAAAGTAAAGAAGAAAGAACACAAGCATAAGGAAGGAGAAGCACACACAGAAGGAGAAAAAGAAGGCCACAATGAAGTGCACTTCAAAGCCATCGAAGTAATGCCCGGAACAACCGATTTAGGATATACCGAAGTCAAACTGGTTGAGGAAATTCAAGCCAATGCAAAAATTGTAATCAAAGGTGCTTTCTATTTATTAGCAACATCAAAAGGCGGCGGTGAACACGAACATTAA
- a CDS encoding RteC domain-containing protein — MQSFCGEFFCKVDSEILRTETTYNSPICQAKHLSNYLEEKLNELFIWLEGYEFKNIEEEIFFFKELKSKLTSKYIYYHKILEIESKAPNTSRKLKIKYYKDVIVKCHQASTKDKEFYKYYRSGFTHYDHMYFTRYGTKQSINKHIARIYIDVRRCSLYDYNVALILANDNLIEFYEERIEELTNISKSLFYNTKSNLNWTGTKVDLIELVYALHASKAINHGNNDIKEIAMCLGRMLNVDIEDGLYRAYLDIKARKNNKTKFLNTLSENLNQKMIEEDN; from the coding sequence ATGCAATCATTTTGTGGTGAATTCTTTTGCAAGGTTGATTCTGAAATTTTAAGAACTGAAACGACTTATAATTCCCCAATTTGCCAAGCCAAACATTTGTCAAATTATTTGGAAGAAAAGCTCAATGAGTTATTTATTTGGCTGGAGGGTTATGAGTTTAAAAACATCGAAGAGGAAATTTTCTTTTTCAAGGAGTTAAAAAGCAAACTAACCTCAAAATACATTTATTACCACAAAATTCTGGAAATAGAATCCAAGGCACCTAACACCAGCCGGAAACTAAAAATCAAATATTACAAAGATGTAATTGTCAAATGTCATCAGGCATCAACCAAGGATAAAGAGTTTTACAAGTATTACCGCAGCGGTTTTACACATTATGATCACATGTACTTTACGAGGTATGGAACCAAACAATCAATCAACAAACACATTGCTAGAATTTATATTGATGTTAGGCGCTGCAGTTTATACGATTATAATGTGGCCTTAATTTTGGCCAACGATAATCTTATTGAATTCTACGAAGAACGAATAGAGGAACTGACAAATATTTCCAAAAGCTTATTCTATAACACCAAATCAAATCTTAATTGGACCGGTACTAAGGTCGACTTAATCGAGCTTGTTTATGCGCTTCATGCATCCAAAGCAATCAACCATGGCAATAATGACATCAAAGAGATTGCAATGTGTTTAGGTAGGATGTTAAACGTTGATATTGAAGATGGATTGTATCGGGCATATCTCGATATCAAAGCAAGAAAGAACAACAAAACAAAATTTCTGAACACACTTTCAGAAAACCTCAACCAAAAGATGATTGAGGAAGACAATTAA
- a CDS encoding transcriptional regulator — MNYIKHLSGFFEKVVLDYDFNPTHISLYIAIFQVWNQNRFVNPISISRDELMRISKISSKATYHKCIKDLVKNGYIIYSPSYNPYKSSMVEILELDFYTKPITRKEAKKLKNEQVDEPVLNQHCTSNDTSTEQVYIYTNNINNTNSLNDINSESKKIEKLNFQPDFTNETEPKKKLREKKRYNPDDIPPNFEDLQNYFIEKSSTIQEAEKFFNYYTSKGWLVGGKSKMKDWKASANNWIINTEKFNPKNSAPQPNHLHTSNQKNYDEPL; from the coding sequence ATGAATTACATAAAACACCTCTCCGGCTTTTTTGAAAAAGTAGTGCTCGATTACGACTTTAATCCTACACACATAAGTCTTTACATTGCAATATTTCAAGTATGGAATCAAAACCGTTTTGTAAATCCCATCAGCATCTCCCGGGACGAATTAATGCGTATTAGTAAAATAAGTTCCAAAGCAACTTACCACAAATGCATTAAGGATCTGGTTAAAAACGGCTATATAATCTACTCTCCGTCTTACAACCCATACAAAAGCAGCATGGTGGAAATATTGGAACTCGATTTTTATACAAAACCCATCACCCGCAAGGAAGCCAAAAAACTAAAAAATGAACAAGTTGATGAACCGGTACTGAACCAGCACTGTACTAGTAATGATACAAGTACTGAACAGGTATATATATATACAAACAATATAAACAATACAAACAGTTTAAACGATATAAATAGCGAATCAAAAAAAATTGAAAAATTAAATTTTCAACCGGATTTTACAAACGAAACAGAACCAAAAAAAAAGTTGCGCGAAAAAAAAAGGTACAACCCCGATGATATTCCACCAAACTTCGAAGACCTCCAAAACTACTTCATCGAAAAAAGCAGCACCATTCAAGAAGCCGAAAAGTTTTTCAATTATTACACAAGCAAAGGTTGGTTAGTTGGTGGCAAGTCCAAAATGAAAGACTGGAAAGCATCAGCCAATAATTGGATAATCAATACAGAAAAGTTCAACCCAAAAAACAGCGCACCTCAGCCCAATCATTTACACACCTCAAATCAGAAAAACTATGACGAACCATTGTAA
- a CDS encoding DUF6660 family protein translates to MKLLNYILSIYLVALSCLPCADMEVSSAAHKAAEVSSNHNEKSHNHDKEKDLCSPFCSCNCCGSQIVSYFKILTVNFAVVSKNIKTQLPSYTSKFTSNFYGSIWQPPQIA, encoded by the coding sequence GTGAAACTCTTAAACTACATATTATCAATCTATCTAGTGGCACTATCTTGTTTGCCTTGTGCAGATATGGAAGTAAGTAGTGCAGCACACAAAGCTGCAGAGGTTTCATCTAATCACAATGAAAAATCCCATAACCACGATAAAGAAAAGGATTTATGTTCTCCTTTTTGCAGTTGTAATTGTTGTGGCTCTCAAATAGTAAGTTATTTTAAGATTTTAACTGTAAATTTTGCAGTAGTTTCCAAAAATATTAAAACACAGTTACCTTCGTACACTTCTAAATTCACTTCCAATTTCTACGGAAGTATTTGGCAACCACCTCAGATAGCATAA
- a CDS encoding CusA/CzcA family heavy metal efflux RND transporter, whose protein sequence is MLDKIIQFSIKNKFVILLFTLVLIAFGSYSIKQLPLDALPDVTNNQVQIITTAPTLASQEVEQLITYPLEQSVKTIPKVIELRSISRFGLSVVTVVFKDDVDIYWAREQIFQRLAEAKENIPAYAGSPELAPISTGLGEIYQYDVYAKKGYEDKYDAIKLRTIQDWIIIPQLQGIEGVAEISTWGGKLKQYEVAVNPNTLNSLGVTITEIFDALEKNNQNTGGAYIEKDQYAYFIRGVGMATGIKDLENVVVKNRNGAPVLVRDVATVREGIALRYGASTKDGKGEIVCGLALMLKGENSSAVVERVKEKMVQINKTLPEGVVAEAFIDRGKLVDNAIGTVTKNLLEGALIVIFVLILFLGNLRAGLIVASVIPLSMLFAVILMNHFGVSGNLMSLGAIDFGIIVDGAVIIVEATMHHLQKLKRQKNLTQAEMDSEVYKSASKIRNSAAFGEIIILIVYLPILALVGTEGKMFKPMAMTVGFAVIGAFILSLTYVPMMSAMFLSKNTEHKTNFSDKMMAWFEKIYAPFLDRALRLKKAVLGISLGLFVLAVVTFQNMGGEFIPTIEEGDLAINATIMTGSSLSQMVETTTKYEKILKAKFPEIKTIVTKIGSGEIPTDPMPIESGDLIIVLKDKSEWTSADNWEDLANLMKEEMEAIPGANIEISQPIQMRFNELMTGSRSDIAIKIFGDDLEVLDTKATELISKINKIEGIGDLKADKVTGLPQITVKYDYNKIALYGLNIADINQIIRSSFAGESAGKIYEESKRFDVVVRLNKDNRSDITDVSNLFIPLPNGQQVPLSQVAAINYEQGPVQVSREDGKRRITVGLNVRGRDIKSVVEEIQQKLETNFKLPAGYYVTYGGQFENLVEANKRLSVALPIALGLIMVLLFFTFNSMKQSLLIFTAIPLSAIGGVFALWLRGMPFSISAGIGFIALFGIAVLNGIVLISYFNQLKSEGITDPLQRVLIGTKTRLRPVLMTAAVASLGFLPMALSTSGGAEVQKPLATVVIGGLVSATLLTLIVLPILYLLFEKGIKRRKKMSNPIVTIIVLLISSFSFAQNGQTITLEKAIEKAKSSNIDLKIADKEIEKQTALKKTAFQVDPLQVQYQGGQFNSVDYDHNVSIQQYFPIGKITKANRQLQEELAKLAEKRKALTEYEIEKAVTLAYYQYLYGVSIQKLNNELFDIYSKFLKNAELRFQTGESGNIEVISAKAKVKEIETQKAQLEYDLVVYQKQLQYFIQTDENVVPDASTPLQYAYLADSSSSKVEVLVNDYYTQQIAVYQKEANTFKALRTPKLGLGYFGQTIDTKSYFQGFTAGLQIPLFGGANTAKAKASQISISQSQLESDKSKLTLKLQKEELQNEFEKQKKALVYYQNEGLQYAEQIITTAQKSYANGDMSYWTYISFLNQAIDIKKQNAEAVNTYNQSAIQLQFPSFSNNK, encoded by the coding sequence ATGTTAGATAAAATAATACAGTTCAGTATAAAGAACAAGTTTGTAATACTCTTATTTACTTTAGTTCTAATAGCATTCGGTAGCTATTCCATTAAACAATTACCACTCGATGCCTTGCCTGATGTTACCAATAATCAGGTTCAGATTATAACTACTGCCCCAACACTGGCAAGTCAGGAAGTAGAGCAATTAATTACCTATCCTTTAGAGCAATCGGTAAAAACCATCCCAAAGGTTATCGAGCTGCGAAGTATTTCCCGCTTTGGCCTTTCGGTAGTCACCGTCGTTTTCAAAGATGATGTTGATATTTATTGGGCAAGAGAACAAATTTTTCAAAGACTTGCAGAAGCCAAAGAAAACATTCCGGCTTATGCAGGTTCGCCTGAATTGGCACCAATATCAACAGGATTAGGCGAAATTTATCAATACGATGTCTATGCCAAAAAAGGATATGAAGACAAGTATGATGCTATTAAATTAAGAACCATTCAGGACTGGATTATCATTCCGCAATTACAAGGCATCGAAGGTGTTGCCGAAATAAGTACCTGGGGCGGAAAACTAAAACAATACGAAGTGGCAGTAAACCCAAACACTTTAAATAGCTTGGGTGTTACAATTACTGAAATATTTGATGCTTTAGAAAAAAACAATCAAAATACAGGAGGTGCCTATATTGAAAAAGACCAATACGCCTATTTCATTCGAGGCGTGGGTATGGCAACGGGCATCAAAGATTTAGAAAATGTAGTAGTCAAAAACAGAAACGGCGCTCCGGTTTTAGTTCGTGATGTCGCAACAGTGCGGGAAGGTATTGCCTTGCGTTATGGTGCTTCTACCAAAGATGGTAAAGGTGAAATTGTATGTGGTTTAGCTTTAATGTTAAAAGGCGAAAACTCAAGCGCTGTTGTAGAAAGAGTAAAAGAAAAAATGGTCCAAATCAATAAAACACTTCCCGAAGGTGTCGTAGCCGAAGCTTTTATTGACAGAGGAAAGTTGGTAGATAACGCCATCGGAACTGTGACTAAAAATTTATTAGAAGGTGCCTTAATAGTAATATTTGTACTGATATTATTTCTTGGTAATCTTCGCGCCGGACTAATTGTAGCATCAGTAATTCCATTATCAATGCTTTTTGCCGTAATTCTAATGAACCACTTTGGTGTAAGTGGTAACCTAATGAGTTTAGGGGCTATCGATTTTGGTATTATTGTCGATGGTGCGGTAATCATTGTTGAAGCTACTATGCACCATTTGCAAAAACTCAAACGGCAAAAGAATTTAACCCAGGCTGAAATGGACAGTGAAGTATATAAATCAGCTTCAAAAATCCGTAACAGTGCAGCATTTGGAGAAATCATCATTTTAATAGTATACCTGCCAATATTAGCATTAGTAGGCACCGAAGGTAAAATGTTCAAACCAATGGCAATGACAGTGGGTTTTGCAGTTATCGGAGCATTTATTTTGTCATTAACTTATGTACCAATGATGAGCGCCATGTTCTTATCAAAAAATACCGAACACAAAACCAATTTTAGCGATAAAATGATGGCATGGTTCGAAAAAATATATGCCCCGTTTTTAGATAGAGCATTGCGTTTGAAAAAAGCGGTTTTAGGTATTTCGCTAGGATTGTTTGTTTTGGCAGTAGTTACTTTTCAAAATATGGGTGGCGAGTTTATTCCAACTATCGAAGAAGGCGATTTAGCCATCAATGCTACCATAATGACAGGAAGTTCATTAAGTCAAATGGTTGAAACAACAACCAAATACGAAAAAATCCTAAAAGCCAAATTCCCTGAGATAAAAACGATTGTTACCAAAATCGGTAGCGGTGAAATTCCAACCGATCCAATGCCAATAGAAAGTGGCGATTTAATCATTGTTTTAAAAGACAAATCCGAATGGACATCTGCTGATAATTGGGAAGATTTAGCCAATTTAATGAAAGAAGAAATGGAAGCCATTCCGGGTGCCAATATCGAAATTTCACAACCTATCCAAATGCGTTTTAACGAATTAATGACGGGAAGCCGAAGCGATATTGCCATCAAAATTTTTGGGGATGATTTAGAGGTTTTAGATACCAAAGCCACCGAATTAATTTCAAAGATTAACAAAATTGAAGGTATTGGCGATTTAAAAGCCGATAAAGTAACCGGATTGCCTCAAATAACTGTCAAGTACGATTACAATAAAATCGCTTTGTATGGTTTGAATATTGCTGATATCAATCAAATAATCCGCTCGTCTTTTGCGGGCGAAAGCGCAGGTAAAATCTATGAAGAAAGCAAACGTTTTGATGTAGTCGTTCGTTTAAATAAAGACAACCGTAGTGATATTACAGATGTTAGTAATTTATTTATTCCATTACCTAACGGCCAACAAGTGCCACTTTCACAAGTAGCTGCAATCAATTATGAGCAAGGTCCGGTTCAAGTTTCCCGTGAAGATGGAAAACGAAGAATTACTGTTGGTTTAAATGTTCGTGGTCGCGATATAAAAAGCGTAGTCGAAGAAATCCAACAAAAGTTAGAAACCAATTTCAAACTTCCTGCTGGCTACTATGTTACTTATGGTGGGCAATTTGAAAATCTAGTCGAAGCCAACAAGCGCCTTTCAGTGGCATTGCCAATTGCTTTAGGGCTTATTATGGTTTTATTGTTTTTCACCTTCAATAGCATGAAACAATCGCTATTAATCTTTACAGCCATTCCATTATCAGCTATTGGTGGAGTTTTTGCCTTATGGTTGCGCGGAATGCCGTTTAGTATTTCGGCCGGAATTGGTTTTATTGCATTATTCGGTATAGCAGTTTTAAACGGAATCGTACTGATTTCGTATTTCAACCAACTCAAATCAGAAGGAATAACCGACCCGTTACAACGTGTCTTAATCGGAACAAAAACCAGACTTAGACCGGTATTAATGACAGCTGCCGTAGCTTCATTAGGGTTTCTTCCAATGGCATTGTCAACCAGTGGCGGTGCCGAAGTGCAAAAACCATTAGCCACCGTAGTAATTGGCGGATTGGTTTCAGCAACATTGCTAACATTAATCGTATTACCAATTTTATATTTACTCTTTGAGAAAGGAATTAAAAGAAGAAAAAAAATGTCAAATCCAATCGTAACAATAATCGTTTTATTAATCAGTAGCTTTTCATTTGCTCAAAACGGCCAAACCATAACGCTGGAAAAAGCCATTGAAAAAGCTAAATCCAGTAACATCGATTTAAAAATTGCCGACAAGGAAATTGAAAAACAAACCGCTCTCAAAAAGACAGCCTTTCAAGTAGATCCTTTGCAGGTTCAATACCAAGGCGGACAGTTCAATAGTGTCGATTATGACCACAATGTTTCCATTCAGCAATACTTTCCTATTGGTAAAATCACAAAAGCCAACCGCCAGCTTCAGGAAGAATTGGCAAAATTGGCTGAAAAGCGAAAAGCATTAACAGAATATGAAATCGAAAAAGCGGTAACACTTGCCTATTATCAATATTTATATGGTGTCTCCATTCAAAAACTGAATAATGAACTTTTCGACATTTATTCCAAATTTCTAAAAAATGCAGAGCTTCGTTTTCAAACAGGTGAAAGTGGTAATATCGAAGTAATTAGTGCCAAAGCCAAAGTAAAGGAAATCGAAACCCAAAAAGCACAATTAGAGTATGATTTGGTAGTATATCAAAAACAATTGCAGTACTTCATTCAAACCGATGAAAATGTGGTACCTGATGCTTCAACACCTTTGCAGTACGCCTATTTAGCGGATAGTAGTAGTTCTAAAGTAGAAGTATTGGTAAACGACTATTACACACAGCAAATTGCAGTATATCAAAAAGAAGCCAATACGTTTAAAGCGTTGCGAACTCCAAAATTAGGATTGGGTTATTTCGGGCAAACCATTGATACTAAATCTTATTTCCAAGGATTCACGGCAGGTTTGCAGATACCATTATTTGGCGGAGCAAATACCGCTAAAGCCAAAGCATCGCAGATAAGTATTTCACAATCACAGTTAGAATCGGATAAAAGCAAACTGACTTTAAAATTGCAAAAAGAAGAACTGCAAAATGAGTTCGAAAAACAGAAAAAAGCACTAGTATATTACCAAAACGAAGGATTGCAATACGCAGAACAGATTATAACAACAGCACAAAAAAGTTATGCCAATGGCGATATGAGTTACTGGACCTACATCAGTTTTCTGAATCAAGCCATTGATATCAAAAAGCAAAACGCTGAAGCAGTTAATACGTACAATCAAAGTGCAATACAATTGCAGTTCCCATCATTTTCTAACAATAAATAA
- a CDS encoding helix-turn-helix domain-containing protein codes for MNLHPRKLFPEVDNLELLSHQPITKKDLLNFSHVLLSEIQEMLGKTEQPAQWLKSAEVRKLLKISPGTLQNLRINGTLNYKRIGGIIFYKYEDIKKMLEK; via the coding sequence ATGAACTTACACCCAAGAAAATTGTTTCCGGAAGTTGATAATTTAGAGCTACTAAGTCATCAACCAATCACGAAAAAGGACCTATTAAACTTCAGTCATGTACTACTGTCTGAAATTCAAGAAATGCTCGGAAAAACAGAACAACCGGCACAATGGTTAAAATCAGCGGAAGTCCGCAAGCTGCTCAAAATCTCCCCAGGCACTTTACAAAACTTACGCATCAATGGTACACTCAACTACAAACGTATCGGCGGCATCATTTTCTACAAATACGAAGACATTAAAAAAATGCTCGAGAAATAG
- a CDS encoding site-specific integrase, with the protein MNAKITVLFYLRKSKVNALGQMPIYQRITINGQRLDISSGFFIQEEKWSKETTKIKGNSEEARIINGQLEMIKAKVYETQKKLFMNQEEINFENFKNEYQGKKERERMLIPIFEEHNRKIKELVGQEYAAGTLERYQTSLKHTKDFIYWKYNISDINIEKIDHAFIMEYEFYLRSIRKCANNSAVKYIKNFHKIINQCIANGWQQKDPFVNYKAKMKEVIREFLTEKEIEDIINKKFVSERLELVRDIFIFSCFTGLAYIDVQQLTSDNITLGIDGDKWIFKNRQKTDTASKIPLLPTAQKIISKYENHPVCINENRLLPILSNQKMNAYLKEIADVCGIKKDLTFHIARHTFATTVTLSNGVPLETVSKMLGHTNLKTTQHYAKILDKKISEDMIALKSKFGTNSYLITHKSGT; encoded by the coding sequence ATGAATGCTAAAATCACAGTACTTTTCTATTTAAGAAAATCAAAAGTCAATGCCCTGGGGCAAATGCCGATTTATCAGAGAATAACAATTAACGGACAGAGGTTAGATATTAGTTCCGGCTTTTTTATTCAAGAGGAAAAATGGTCTAAGGAAACTACCAAAATCAAAGGAAATTCAGAAGAAGCTCGTATCATTAATGGTCAGCTTGAAATGATTAAAGCGAAGGTTTATGAAACTCAAAAGAAGTTATTCATGAACCAAGAAGAAATTAACTTCGAGAACTTTAAAAACGAATACCAGGGCAAAAAAGAACGTGAACGAATGCTCATACCTATCTTCGAAGAGCACAATCGTAAAATTAAAGAATTGGTCGGCCAAGAATATGCTGCCGGAACATTGGAAAGATATCAGACCTCACTAAAACACACTAAAGACTTTATTTACTGGAAATACAACATATCTGATATCAATATTGAAAAGATAGACCATGCCTTTATCATGGAATATGAATTCTATCTTCGAAGTATTCGCAAATGCGCAAATAATTCAGCGGTAAAATACATTAAGAACTTCCACAAGATAATTAATCAGTGTATCGCAAATGGTTGGCAACAAAAAGACCCATTTGTAAATTATAAAGCCAAAATGAAAGAGGTCATTCGTGAGTTTCTTACTGAAAAGGAAATCGAGGATATCATAAACAAGAAATTTGTTTCTGAACGTTTAGAACTTGTTCGCGACATTTTCATTTTCTCATGCTTCACCGGTTTAGCTTACATCGATGTTCAACAACTTACTTCCGACAATATTACTTTGGGTATCGATGGTGATAAGTGGATTTTCAAAAACCGACAAAAAACCGATACAGCTTCAAAAATTCCATTGCTGCCAACAGCACAGAAAATAATATCCAAATACGAGAATCATCCGGTTTGTATAAATGAAAACAGATTACTGCCTATTTTAAGCAACCAAAAAATGAACGCCTACCTAAAGGAAATAGCTGATGTATGCGGTATTAAAAAAGACTTAACCTTTCACATTGCCCGACATACTTTTGCGACAACAGTAACGCTGTCTAACGGTGTACCGTTGGAAACCGTCAGTAAAATGTTAGGGCACACCAATTTGAAAACTACCCAACATTATGCTAAAATCTTAGACAAGAAAATTAGTGAAGACATGATAGCTTTAAAATCTAAATTCGGGACTAACTCATACTTAATTACTCATAAATCAGGAACCTGA
- a CDS encoding heavy-metal-associated domain-containing protein: protein MKNVLKSVLLVVTVFLISNVAMAQKTNQKVVIKTILNCDHCKECETCGLKFKTEMLKIKGVKMYELDDKKMTFTIYYNPKKTDLQAIKTAISKLGYDADDVKATPEGIASLDGCCKA, encoded by the coding sequence ATGAAAAATGTATTAAAATCAGTACTGTTGGTAGTAACAGTGTTTTTAATTTCCAATGTTGCAATGGCACAAAAAACCAATCAGAAAGTAGTGATTAAAACTATTTTAAACTGTGACCACTGTAAAGAATGTGAAACCTGTGGGTTGAAATTCAAAACCGAAATGCTTAAAATCAAAGGCGTAAAAATGTATGAGTTAGACGATAAGAAAATGACATTTACTATCTATTACAATCCGAAGAAAACCGACTTGCAGGCAATTAAAACAGCTATTTCTAAACTAGGTTATGATGCCGATGATGTGAAAGCCACACCTGAAGGAATTGCCTCTCTGGACGGATGCTGTAAAGCCTGA
- a CDS encoding ATPase, translating into MTNHCKFITDTFTVDGNDKVYDFKKCLDYIEYHGKVQYGKSFKINENDCPTFYKLLIYMIKDQSEAQKLQIDLSKGILLSGPIGCGKTSIMHLIRPFAVQVSDYKIKTCREIAFEFAKHGYEVLEPYTKRNNNQSRLSGYCFDDLGAEQQIKHFGNECNVMAEILISRYEEFIYNKSITHLTTNLSASEIEKHYGNRLRSRMRNMFNLISFPTTSKDKR; encoded by the coding sequence ATGACGAACCATTGTAAATTCATCACAGATACTTTTACGGTTGATGGTAACGACAAAGTATATGATTTTAAAAAATGCTTAGATTACATCGAATACCATGGAAAAGTTCAATACGGAAAATCGTTTAAAATTAACGAAAACGATTGTCCAACATTCTACAAGTTATTAATTTACATGATTAAAGACCAAAGCGAGGCCCAAAAACTCCAAATCGATTTGTCAAAAGGTATATTGTTGTCCGGGCCAATTGGTTGTGGCAAAACATCCATCATGCACCTTATCCGGCCTTTCGCGGTTCAAGTATCCGATTATAAAATTAAAACCTGTCGAGAAATAGCATTCGAGTTTGCAAAACACGGTTACGAAGTGCTAGAACCTTATACAAAAAGAAACAACAACCAATCCCGATTATCAGGTTATTGCTTCGACGACTTAGGCGCCGAACAACAAATCAAGCACTTTGGAAATGAATGTAACGTGATGGCCGAAATACTTATAAGTCGTTATGAGGAATTTATATATAACAAATCCATCACGCATTTAACAACCAATCTATCTGCCTCAGAAATTGAAAAACATTATGGCAACCGGCTACGCTCCCGAATGAGAAACATGTTCAACCTCATCAGTTTTCCAACAACCTCAAAAGACAAACGTTAA